The Anabaena sp. PCC 7108 region GGAAAATCCTCAAGAATTCCGCGAAACTTTTGAAAAATCTTTGGCTTATCTCCAGTTAGATTATGTTGATTTGCTGGGTTTGCATGGGATTAATGATGCTGAAAGTTTGGATTATAGTATTCGTAAAAATGGTTGTTTAGAAGTAGCGAAACAGTTACAAGCTGAGGGAAAAGTTAGATTTATTGGCTTTTCTACTCATGGGGCTACAGATTTGATTGTACAAGCAATAAATACTAATCAATTTGATTATGTGAATTTGCATTGGTACTATATTAATCAATGGAATTGGACTGCTATTGAAGCTGCTAATAAATTAGATATGGGGGTATTTATTATTAGTCCATCTAATAAAGGTGGGTTATTATATCAACCGTCAGCAAAATTAGTTGATTTATGTTATCCATTGAGTCCAATGGTGTTTAATAATTTATTTTGTTTGAGTCATCCCCAAGTACATACATTGAGTATAGGGGCAGCAAAACCAACTGATTTTGATGAACATTTAAAGACTTTAGAATTGTTAGATAAAGCCGAGGAAATTTTACCACCAATTATTGAACGTTTAGAAAATGCAGCCATAGAAACTTTAGGAGAAGATTGGGTAAAAACCTGGGAAACTAATTTACCAAGTTGGGAAAAAACACCAGGAAAAATAAATATACGGGTGATTTTGTGGTTGTTAAATTTAGCTTTGGCCTATGACATGATCGAGTATGGCAAAATGCGCTATAACCTCTTAGGTAATGGTAGTTCCTGGTTTCCTGGTAATAAGGCTGATAAGTTAGCAGAATTAGATTTGCGAGAATGTCTTGTTAATAGTCCCCACGCTGAAAAAATTCCGCAGATGTTAGCGAAAGCCGAGGAGATGTTAGGGGGTGCAGAGGTGAAGCGGTTGTCTCAAAGTTGAAGACTGGAAACTTAGTATATTTGGTGATATACTGGGTTTCTGAATATAAATAGTTAGTTGATAAAATTAGCTAACAAACATGAAATCTATATTTTTGCAAACACCAAAACAAATAGCAGTACCTCTACAGTTAGTAACTAACCAGAAAAAATTCACTTTTATTGATCTCTTTGCCGGTATTGGTGGATTTAGAATTGCTTTAGATAAATTAGGTGGTCAATGTTTAGGCTATTCTGAAATAGATAAACAAGCTATTAAAGTTTATCAGCAAAATTTTATCAGTTACTTCAATAAAAATGAAATTGAATTAGGAGATATTACAAAAATTAGTGAACTTCCACCGAATGTTGACATAATTGTGGGTGGTGTTCCTTGTCAACCTTGGTCTGTTGCTGGTTGTTTAAGGGGATTTGAAGATCCGAGAGGAAAATTATGGTTTGATGTAATTCGATTGGTAAATAAAAATCAGCCTAAAGGTTTTATATTTGAAAATGTTAGTGGATTAGCAAGTCCTAAAAACCGAGATAATTTAGAACTAATTCTCAATGAATTGACAAATATAGGATATTGCATTAAATGGAAAGTTATTAATGCTTATGATTTTGGTTTACCGCAAAATAGAGAGAGAGTTTTTCTTGTTGGGATTAGACGGGATATAGAAAGATGTCAAGAGTATAAATTCCCTAATCCTCTGAATATTCACCCAAAAGTTTTAGATATCTTAGATGATTTTAAAAATGTCAAAGTTATTGAGAAAGTTAAATTAGATGCAAATACTTTATTTAAAGGTGTAATTCCACCATCAAGAACTCGATTTCAAAAGGATGATGAGTTAAATGATTTTTTTATTTTCTCTGATTTAAGAAATGGGCATACAACAATTCACTCTTGGGATATTATCAAAACAAGTGATAGAGAAAAAATGATTTGTTTAACTCTTCTGAAACATAGAAGAAGCAAAAAATATGGAGATAAAGATGGTAATCCTTTATCTTTTGATAATTTTAGAGAAATAATAACTGACATAGAGATAAATGAATTAAATGTATTGGTTGAAAAAGGAATATTTCGCTTAACTGCTGATAATAAGTATGAATTTGTAAATTCTAAAAATATGACAGGGATTAATGGTATCTATAGAATTATTTTACCTACCGCTGATATTTTCCCGACTTTAACTGCTACTGGTGCTAAAGACTATATTGCTACTGTATCTATTAATGCTAGTCATCCACAAGAATATAAAAATCTTTTCTTAGAAAAAATTTATCAACCGCAGAATTATATACCAATTACTGCAAAACACGCTTGCAAATTACAAGGGTTTCCAAAGAATTTTGAATACCATACAAGAGATGAAATAGCTAAGAAACAGTTTGGTAATGCTGTTCCTGTGCCTGTGGTTGAGTATGTAGCTAAAGAATTATTGAAGATTCTTGATATCTAACTAATTTGGATAAAAAATATCATGAAATTCTGCTGCAAAGTTTTCTTGTCCTAATTCAACAAAAAGTGATTGTAAATCCTCAAATGTATTTTCATTTCCAGAACAAAAATCCCAAAATTCATTTTCAACCCATATATCTTGGGTAATATCCAAAGGAGAACTAGATAACATACTTTTTTGCTTTTCATACCAAGATTTTTTAAACGGATTAAAAGGAATAGCAATACGTGCTTCTAAGTTAGCATCAGGATTTTTAGAGAATCTGTAAGCATACCATTCTAGAATTTGTTTGTTAAATCCTTTAAAACCTCCCTGATTTGGTTGTGTGGTTTTAATATCAAAAACATATTCAATACAATTTTTGGAAAAATGAATATCTACTCCTGTACCAGAAGGAGGAGATGTATATTTAATTATTTCTTCAGGATTAATTTTCACAGCAGCTTGTTTAAGTCTCTGTATACATTCTTGAGTACAAATAATATTTCTATCATATTTGTTTTCACGTTCAGCAATTAAATTGTTTAGTTCAATATCTAATTCTTTAGGAAATGGTTGAGGACGTAATATTTTTTCAGTAATGATTTCAAATCCATTTAATTCTGCTAAAGTTTTAGCTATAGGTTCCCAACAAGTTGTTCCTAAACTTGTTTCTAGTCCACCAATCAGAGAACGTATTCGTCTTTCTTTGGGAAAAATATCATCTAATACTTGGTAATTTTCTATTTTCTTACCTTTAAAAAAATTCCTAATTGATTTTTTTAGATTTTCCTTGATAATTTGTTTGGTAGAGTCATCCATATTTCATTATTATCAGTAATTAAATTCATCTACATAAATAATAAAGCAAGGTGAATAGATAATTGCTAATTTAGCACCAATTACCTATCACCTATCACCTATCACCCATCACCAATTACCCATGATGATTTCCCTTTGGCACAACTAGTACTTTATCAACACGATTTCCATCCATGTCCATGACTTCAAAACGCATACCTTCCCATTCAAAATGGTCTGCTGCTGCGGGGATACGTCCTAAATGGGTGATTACAAGTCCACCTAATGTTTGATAACTACCTCTTTCGTCAGGTTCCAATTCATCGAGATCGAAAAGTTCCAAAAACTCTTCTATAGGTAACATTCCATCTACAAGCCAGGAACCATCTTCTCTTTGTACAGCTTCTGGTTGCTCTTGTCCTGGGCCTGCGGGTACATCACCGACGATTTCACTCATAATGTCATTGAGAGTGACTAACCCTTGAATTACGCCATATTCATCGACTACTAGCGCCATGTGAGTGATGGTTTGTTTGAATAACTCTAAAACTTTTAACCCACGGGTGCTTTCCGGTACAAACACAGGTTGACGTAATCCTACTGTTAAGTCTAAAGGTTCACCCCGAAAACTGCGGGCTAATAAGTCGGTGACGGGAATTACACCCAGGACATTATCAAGTCCTTCTTGACAAACTGGATACCGGGAATAGGCACTTTCCACCATTTTTTCGCGGTTTTCTTCTGGGGGATCTTCCAAGTCTAGCCAGACTATATCAGGACGTGGTGTCATTAAGTAACTGACAGGACGATCACCTAAACGGAAAACTCGTTCTACCATATCCTGTTCGGCTTCTTCAAAGGTTCCCGCTTCTGTCCCTTGTTCTATTAAAATTTTGATTTCTTCTTCAGTGACTTGCGGTTCAGTAGAGGGTGTAATTCCCAAGATTCGCAGTACTAAATCTGTAGATGCACTCAATAGATATACTATAGGTGAAGCTATACTTGCTAAAGCTCGCATGGGGACGGCGACAAGGGCGGCAATTTTTTCGGGGTTGTTTAATGCCAGCCGTTTGGGTACGAGTTCACCAACTATGAGCGAAAAATAAGTAATTAGTAAGACGACTACACCAAAAGCGATCGCACTACTATAATTAGCTAAAACTGGGACTAGCTTTACATACTCTTCTAGTCTTTTAGCAATGGTAGCACCACCAAAGACACCATTAAGAATATTAATGAGTGTAATCCCTACTTGGACGATAGACAAAAAATGATTGGGCGACTCTGCTAGTTTCAAAGCAGCCCTGGCATTGACATCTCCTTGATTGGCCAACTGCTGTAGTCTAACTTTTCGGGCTGAGACTACGGCCATTTCCGACATGGAAAATACTCCGTTGGCGAAAATTAGCACTAAAATGGTTAAAATTTCAAAAGTAATGGAAGACATTGTTGATAATTGCCGCTGTGAAAAGCGAAGTTAGCTCAAACCCTAGTATCTAGTATTAAAGACGTTTTTATAAATGCTTTGAGTATACATAAAGTGGTAGTTATGATTATGCCTTTTTATTCACAAAGCGGCTGTTAACCCTTTTAGAATAGTTAATATAAACTTCTTATAGATTTTCTTACCCCTTAACGACTTCCAAATAAGCTAAGAATTTATGGCTTTTTATTCTATTGTGCGTGCTTTGGCGCGATCGCCTCTCACCGCAGAACTAATTACTAAACTCAACAAAAAAAAGGAATTGCGGTTAAATGGCATTTCACGTCTACCGAAGGGGCTGGTAGCTTCAGCTTTAGCAACCCATGAAGACAAGGATTTGTTTGTGGTGTGTGCCACTCTAGAGGAAGCTGGCCGGGTTTTCGCGCAAATGGAAGCAATGGGGTGGAAAAATGTCCACTTTTACCCTACATCTGAAGCTTCTCCTTATGAACCTTTTGACCCAGAAAATGAGCTAAATTGGGGTCAAATGCAGGTTTTGGCTGATTTGGTCAGTAGGGGCGCAAAAACTCCGCCAAGTCCAAAAATGGCAATTATTGCGACTGTGGGCGCTTTACAGCCGCATTTACCACCGCCAGCAGCATTTAAATCTTTCTGTCTAACTTTGAAAAAGGGGCAGGAATTTGATTTAGATGCTTTTAGCAAAAAAATCACCATGCTGGGGTATGAACGAGTTCCTTTGGTGGAAACGGAAGGACAATGGAGTAGACGCGGGGATATTGTCGATGTGTTTCCGGTGTCCTCTGAGTTACCTGTGCGTTTGGATTGGTTTGGAGATGATATTGAACAAATTCGGGAATTTGACCCCTCTACTCAGCGTTCTGCACTGGATAGGATTAACGAAATAACTCTTACTCCTACTAGCTTTGCACCGATTATTTTAGACGCACTTAAAGATAGTGAGGAATTAAATAGCGACTCAGAAATATTAGAAGGTAGTCGGCGGTTTTTGGGGTTAGCTTTTGCAAAACCTGCTTCTCTACTGGACTATTTACCAGACAATACTCTCCTGGCTATTGATGAGCCTGAACAATGTTATGCTCATAGCGATCGCTGGGTGGAAAATGCTCAAGAACAATGGGAACTCTTAACAGGGAACGGGGAAAATGACCAATTACCTAAAATTCACCGTTCGTTTGATGAGTGCATAGCTGAAACTGGGAATTTTAACAAGTTATATTTATCGGAATTGGCTGAAGAAAATGATGGTCTCAATTTAGCTAGTAGACCTTTACCTGTGACACCGCACCAATTTGCTAAGTTAGCTGAGACAATAAGACAAGAACGCGATCGCAATTTTTCGATTTGGTTACTTTCTGCTCAACCTTCCCGTTCGGTTTCTCTCCTCCAAGAACACGATTGTCCCGCGCAGTTTATCCCCAATCCCCGCGATTATCAAGCTATTGATAAACTGCAAATTAATCATACACCTACCGCGCTTAAATATTCCGGTTTGGCAGAATTAGAAGGTTTTATTTTACCTTCTTTCCGTTTGGTTATTGTCACCGATAGAGAGTTTTATGGACAGCATTCTTTAGCTAATTTTGGCTATGTCCGTAAACGTCGTCAAGTTGCATCTAAACAAGTTGATCCCAACAAATTGCGTCCAGGGGATTTTGTTGTACATCGTAGTCATGGAATTGGTAAATTTGTCAAGTTAGAAAGTTTGACAATTAATGATGAAACCCGTGATTATTTAGTTGTTCAATATGCCGATGGTTTGTTAAGAGTTGCTGCTGACCAAGTTGGTTCTTTGTCTCGTTTCCGCGTCAGTGGAGATAAAGCCCCGGAATTACATAAAATGACCGGAAAAGCTTGGGATAATACTAAGAACAAAGTCCGCAAAGCGATTAAGAAATTGGCGGTAGATTTGTTAAAGTTGTATGCAGCACGTTCTCAACAACAAGGTTTTTCCTATCCCGCAGATATGCCTTGGCAAGAAGAAATGGAAGATTCTTTCCCTTACCAACCTACCACAGATCAGCTAAAAGCTGTACAAGATGTCAAACGGGATATGGAAAGCGAAAGACCGATGGATCGGTTAGTATGTGGTGATGTCGGTTTTGGCAAAACGGAAGTTGCAATTCGGGCTATTTTCAAAGCTGTCACCGCAGGAAAGCAAGTTGCACTTTTAGCCCCAACGACAATTTTAACTCAACAACATTATCACACAATTAAAGAACGTTTTGCACCTTATCCTGTGAATGTCGGTTTACTGAATCGGTTTCGCAGTCCTGAAGAAAAACGCAATATTCAAAAGCGTCTGGCTACTGGAGAATTAGATATAGTTGTTGGTACACATCAATTATTAGGTAAAGGTGTCCAATTTAAAGATTTAGGACTTTTAGTAATTGACGAAGAACAAAGATTTGGCGTTAATCAAAAGGAAAAAATCAAAAGCCTCAAAACTCAAGTTGATGTTTTAACTCTTTCTGCAACTCCCATTCCCAGAACTTTGTATATGTCTTTATCGGGAATTCGGGAAATGAGTTTAATTACCACTCCACCTCCCACCAGAAGACCAATTCAAACTCATCTCGCACCTCTAAACCCGGAAATTGTCAGAAGTGCAATTCGTCAAGAATTAGATCGAGGTGGACAAGTTTTTTATGTAGTTCCGCGAGTAGAAGGGATTGAAGAAACAACCGCAAATCTGCGGGAAATGGTTCCAGGAGGAAGATTTGCGATCGCACATGGTCAAATGGACGAAAGCGAGTTAGAATCAACTATGCTGACTTTCGGAAATAATGACGCTGATATTCTTGTTTGTACGACAATTATTGAATCTGGTTTAGATATTCCGCGAGTTAATACCATCTTAATTGAAGATGCTCACCGTTTTGGTTTATCTCAATTATATCAATTACGTGGTCGTGTAGGACGTGCCGGCATTCAAGCTCACGCATGGTTATTTTACCCCAAACAACGAGAATTATCCGATGCAGCGAGACAAAGATTAAGAGCAATTCAAGAATTTACCCAACTCGGTTCTGGATATCAATTAGCAATGCGAGATATGGAAATTCGCGGTGTGGGTAACTTGCTAGGTGCAGAACAATCTGGTCAAATGGATGCAATTGGCTTTGATTTGTACATGGAAATGTTAGAAGAAGCAATTCGAGAAATTAGAGGTCAAGAAATACCCAAAGTTGAAGATACTCAAGTTGACCTTAATCTCACCGCATTTATTCCTTCAACTTACATTACCGATCTTGATCAAAAAATGAGTGCTTATCGGGCTGTAGCCACTGTAAAATCAAAATATGAATTAAAATTAATTGCTGCTGAATGGACTGATAGATATGGTGCTATCCCAGTTCCAGCAAATCAATTATTGCGAGTAATGGAATTAAAACAATTAGCCAAAAATCTGGGATTTAGCCGCATTAAACCAGAGAATAAACAGCACATTGTTTTAGAAACTCCCATGGAAGAACCAGCTTGGAATTTGTTAGCAGAAAACTTAACTCCAACCATGAAAACCCGGTTCGTTTATTCCCCTGGAAAAGTGACAGCAAGAGGTTTGGGAGTATTCAAAGCTGAACAACAATTGCAGACTTTAATCGAGACTTTTGGGAAAATGCAAGGTGCGATTCCTGAAACTGCTTTGGTTTAATTTATCAGTAGGTTGGGTTAAGCAACAACGCAACCCAACAAAAGTATTAATCATGTTATTTT contains the following coding sequences:
- a CDS encoding DNA cytosine methyltransferase is translated as MKSIFLQTPKQIAVPLQLVTNQKKFTFIDLFAGIGGFRIALDKLGGQCLGYSEIDKQAIKVYQQNFISYFNKNEIELGDITKISELPPNVDIIVGGVPCQPWSVAGCLRGFEDPRGKLWFDVIRLVNKNQPKGFIFENVSGLASPKNRDNLELILNELTNIGYCIKWKVINAYDFGLPQNRERVFLVGIRRDIERCQEYKFPNPLNIHPKVLDILDDFKNVKVIEKVKLDANTLFKGVIPPSRTRFQKDDELNDFFIFSDLRNGHTTIHSWDIIKTSDREKMICLTLLKHRRSKKYGDKDGNPLSFDNFREIITDIEINELNVLVEKGIFRLTADNKYEFVNSKNMTGINGIYRIILPTADIFPTLTATGAKDYIATVSINASHPQEYKNLFLEKIYQPQNYIPITAKHACKLQGFPKNFEYHTRDEIAKKQFGNAVPVPVVEYVAKELLKILDI
- the mfd gene encoding transcription-repair coupling factor encodes the protein MAFYSIVRALARSPLTAELITKLNKKKELRLNGISRLPKGLVASALATHEDKDLFVVCATLEEAGRVFAQMEAMGWKNVHFYPTSEASPYEPFDPENELNWGQMQVLADLVSRGAKTPPSPKMAIIATVGALQPHLPPPAAFKSFCLTLKKGQEFDLDAFSKKITMLGYERVPLVETEGQWSRRGDIVDVFPVSSELPVRLDWFGDDIEQIREFDPSTQRSALDRINEITLTPTSFAPIILDALKDSEELNSDSEILEGSRRFLGLAFAKPASLLDYLPDNTLLAIDEPEQCYAHSDRWVENAQEQWELLTGNGENDQLPKIHRSFDECIAETGNFNKLYLSELAEENDGLNLASRPLPVTPHQFAKLAETIRQERDRNFSIWLLSAQPSRSVSLLQEHDCPAQFIPNPRDYQAIDKLQINHTPTALKYSGLAELEGFILPSFRLVIVTDREFYGQHSLANFGYVRKRRQVASKQVDPNKLRPGDFVVHRSHGIGKFVKLESLTINDETRDYLVVQYADGLLRVAADQVGSLSRFRVSGDKAPELHKMTGKAWDNTKNKVRKAIKKLAVDLLKLYAARSQQQGFSYPADMPWQEEMEDSFPYQPTTDQLKAVQDVKRDMESERPMDRLVCGDVGFGKTEVAIRAIFKAVTAGKQVALLAPTTILTQQHYHTIKERFAPYPVNVGLLNRFRSPEEKRNIQKRLATGELDIVVGTHQLLGKGVQFKDLGLLVIDEEQRFGVNQKEKIKSLKTQVDVLTLSATPIPRTLYMSLSGIREMSLITTPPPTRRPIQTHLAPLNPEIVRSAIRQELDRGGQVFYVVPRVEGIEETTANLREMVPGGRFAIAHGQMDESELESTMLTFGNNDADILVCTTIIESGLDIPRVNTILIEDAHRFGLSQLYQLRGRVGRAGIQAHAWLFYPKQRELSDAARQRLRAIQEFTQLGSGYQLAMRDMEIRGVGNLLGAEQSGQMDAIGFDLYMEMLEEAIREIRGQEIPKVEDTQVDLNLTAFIPSTYITDLDQKMSAYRAVATVKSKYELKLIAAEWTDRYGAIPVPANQLLRVMELKQLAKNLGFSRIKPENKQHIVLETPMEEPAWNLLAENLTPTMKTRFVYSPGKVTARGLGVFKAEQQLQTLIETFGKMQGAIPETALV
- a CDS encoding hemolysin family protein; the protein is MSSITFEILTILVLIFANGVFSMSEMAVVSARKVRLQQLANQGDVNARAALKLAESPNHFLSIVQVGITLINILNGVFGGATIAKRLEEYVKLVPVLANYSSAIAFGVVVLLITYFSLIVGELVPKRLALNNPEKIAALVAVPMRALASIASPIVYLLSASTDLVLRILGITPSTEPQVTEEEIKILIEQGTEAGTFEEAEQDMVERVFRLGDRPVSYLMTPRPDIVWLDLEDPPEENREKMVESAYSRYPVCQEGLDNVLGVIPVTDLLARSFRGEPLDLTVGLRQPVFVPESTRGLKVLELFKQTITHMALVVDEYGVIQGLVTLNDIMSEIVGDVPAGPGQEQPEAVQREDGSWLVDGMLPIEEFLELFDLDELEPDERGSYQTLGGLVITHLGRIPAAADHFEWEGMRFEVMDMDGNRVDKVLVVPKGNHHG
- a CDS encoding aldo/keto reductase, whose protein sequence is MLYRRFGRTELQIPVFSCGGMRYQFKWQDVTPEEIPADNQENLEASIHRALEVGINHIETARFYGTSEMQLGKILPQFPREKLIVQTKVPPVENPQEFRETFEKSLAYLQLDYVDLLGLHGINDAESLDYSIRKNGCLEVAKQLQAEGKVRFIGFSTHGATDLIVQAINTNQFDYVNLHWYYINQWNWTAIEAANKLDMGVFIISPSNKGGLLYQPSAKLVDLCYPLSPMVFNNLFCLSHPQVHTLSIGAAKPTDFDEHLKTLELLDKAEEILPPIIERLENAAIETLGEDWVKTWETNLPSWEKTPGKINIRVILWLLNLALAYDMIEYGKMRYNLLGNGSSWFPGNKADKLAELDLRECLVNSPHAEKIPQMLAKAEEMLGGAEVKRLSQS
- a CDS encoding TdeIII family type II restriction endonuclease — encoded protein: MDDSTKQIIKENLKKSIRNFFKGKKIENYQVLDDIFPKERRIRSLIGGLETSLGTTCWEPIAKTLAELNGFEIITEKILRPQPFPKELDIELNNLIAERENKYDRNIICTQECIQRLKQAAVKINPEEIIKYTSPPSGTGVDIHFSKNCIEYVFDIKTTQPNQGGFKGFNKQILEWYAYRFSKNPDANLEARIAIPFNPFKKSWYEKQKSMLSSSPLDITQDIWVENEFWDFCSGNENTFEDLQSLFVELGQENFAAEFHDIFYPN